A window of the Pseudomonas fluorescens genome harbors these coding sequences:
- a CDS encoding phage tail assembly chaperone → MYYFSPATCGFYHSDLHGANIPADAFELSEGEYCALVSNAPKGTVLSLTASGRPERVLLAEQTIEATERAWRDKVLDRTQWLVLRDAEELEVGEGTTLRADEFKQLLAYRQALRDWPNDPEFPDARARPVEPDWLEGLLRSNG, encoded by the coding sequence ATGTATTACTTTTCTCCGGCAACTTGCGGCTTTTATCACTCCGATCTACACGGCGCCAACATCCCCGCGGACGCGTTTGAGTTAAGCGAAGGCGAGTATTGCGCACTGGTCTCGAACGCTCCAAAAGGAACCGTTCTTTCCCTGACTGCCAGCGGGCGCCCGGAACGGGTGCTACTGGCTGAACAAACCATCGAAGCCACAGAACGGGCCTGGCGAGACAAGGTACTGGATCGCACTCAATGGCTGGTTCTTCGTGACGCCGAAGAACTGGAAGTCGGCGAGGGCACCACTTTGCGCGCCGACGAATTCAAACAACTGCTCGCCTATCGGCAGGCACTGCGCGACTGGCCCAATGATCCGGAATTTCCGGATGCGCGCGCCCGTCCGGTAGAGCCCGACTGGCTTGAAGGATTGCTGCGGTCGAACGGCTGA
- a CDS encoding phage tail assembly chaperone, whose product MARYARIENGVVVEVIDTGDYAIEQLFAPAFVAAMVKVPDGVNVEIGAPMADATPAIEPSREPQSPVIAQVAMVDDNEPLAVERAWRQSALAATEWLVTRHRDEQELGRGTTLKAQQYLELLEYRQALRDWPAASPSQTFAERPAQPAWFTAVSA is encoded by the coding sequence ATGGCCCGTTATGCACGCATTGAAAACGGTGTTGTGGTTGAAGTGATCGACACCGGTGACTACGCAATCGAGCAACTGTTTGCGCCTGCGTTCGTCGCGGCGATGGTGAAAGTCCCCGATGGCGTGAACGTCGAAATCGGAGCGCCAATGGCCGATGCAACGCCCGCTATCGAACCTTCGCGCGAACCGCAAAGTCCTGTCATCGCTCAGGTCGCAATGGTCGACGACAACGAGCCTCTGGCAGTAGAGCGCGCTTGGCGCCAGTCGGCGCTTGCTGCCACCGAATGGCTGGTCACCCGCCACCGCGACGAGCAGGAACTGGGACGCGGAACAACGCTCAAGGCCCAGCAATATCTGGAGCTGCTCGAGTACCGCCAGGCCTTGCGCGACTGGCCTGCCGCGAGCCCGTCTCAGACCTTCGCTGAACGGCCGGCGCAGCCTGCCTGGTTCACGGCAGTGTCTGCCTGA
- a CDS encoding glycoside hydrolase family 19 protein — translation MQITEDNLLNIMPNARRQAGVFVSALNDAMARHRIDTPKRIAAFLAQIGHESGQLQYVRELGNNQYLSKYDTGTLALRLGNTPEADGDGQKYRGRGLIQITGRANYRQCSLGLFGDERLLALPELLEQPQWAAESAAWFWAQNGLNALADQDQFNSITRRINGGLNGLQDRLELWGRARAVLCLPSV, via the coding sequence ATGCAAATTACTGAAGACAACCTACTCAACATCATGCCCAACGCCCGCCGCCAAGCGGGCGTTTTTGTTTCTGCACTCAACGATGCCATGGCGCGCCATCGCATCGACACGCCCAAGCGCATTGCCGCGTTTCTTGCCCAGATCGGACACGAATCGGGGCAGTTGCAGTACGTGCGCGAACTGGGCAATAACCAGTACCTGAGCAAATACGACACCGGTACGCTGGCCCTGCGATTGGGCAACACGCCCGAGGCCGATGGCGACGGGCAGAAGTATCGCGGGCGCGGGCTGATCCAGATTACCGGCCGCGCCAACTATCGCCAGTGCAGCCTCGGACTGTTCGGCGATGAACGTCTGCTGGCGTTGCCGGAACTGCTGGAGCAGCCGCAATGGGCGGCCGAGTCCGCCGCGTGGTTCTGGGCGCAGAACGGCCTGAACGCGCTGGCGGATCAGGATCAGTTCAACAGCATTACCCGGCGGATCAACGGCGGGTTGAACGGATTGCAGGATCGGCTGGAACTCTGGGGGCGGGCGAGGGCGGTGCTATGCCTGCCTTCGGTCTGA
- a CDS encoding tail fiber assembly protein: MFNYLFDGAGVLSGPVEFFVTPGIGIQLPSNAVELSFELPAPEAGRTWALINGVPREVIDRRGPVFRKDGGGQQIWNELGELPETFTAQPWPGEFHVWRDNAWQLDEQARLLSISQQALETRDTLLRDAVLRIAPLQYAEDIGDASHEEQLQLLEWKLYSVELNRIEKQAGFPGEVTWPAVPGASVTN; the protein is encoded by the coding sequence ATGTTCAATTATCTGTTTGACGGCGCGGGCGTTTTGTCCGGGCCTGTCGAGTTCTTCGTGACACCGGGCATCGGCATTCAATTGCCCAGCAACGCGGTGGAGTTGTCGTTCGAATTACCCGCGCCTGAAGCCGGTCGCACCTGGGCCTTGATCAACGGGGTACCGCGAGAGGTGATTGACCGGCGCGGTCCGGTTTTTCGCAAGGACGGCGGCGGGCAACAGATCTGGAATGAGCTGGGAGAGTTGCCTGAAACCTTCACAGCGCAGCCGTGGCCGGGGGAGTTCCATGTATGGCGCGACAACGCCTGGCAACTGGATGAACAGGCCCGTTTGCTCAGCATCAGTCAGCAGGCTCTGGAGACGCGCGACACGCTGCTGCGCGACGCTGTCCTGCGCATCGCCCCTCTGCAATACGCCGAAGACATCGGCGACGCCAGCCACGAAGAGCAACTGCAATTGCTCGAATGGAAGCTCTACAGCGTCGAGCTGAATCGCATCGAAAAACAGGCCGGTTTCCCCGGCGAAGTCACTTGGCCGGCGGTGCCCGGCGCAAGCGTAACCAACTGA
- a CDS encoding TIGR00730 family Rossman fold protein has product MPYQPNDLLSRHFQESGHDLISKVEEQLNLVSPNSPNSPIYRDMILTVLRMAQEDHNRWNAKITLQALRELEQAFRTLEQFKGRRKVTVFGSARTPVEHPLYAMARELGASLARSNMMVITGAGGGIMAAAHEGAGRDHSLGFNITLPFEQHANPTVDGTNNLLPFHFFFTRKLFFVKEADALVLCPGGFGTLDEALEVLTLIQTGKSPLVPVVLLDAPGGTFWQGALDFIRQQLEENRYILPTDLKLMRLVYNVEEAVEQINQFYGNFHSSRWLKRQFVIRMNHKLSDQALDHMQEAFADLCLSDQFHQHAYAGEEHDEAQFSHLTRLAFAFNARDHGRLRELVDYINLPENWAQSKPQTAQRTREPSKVT; this is encoded by the coding sequence ATGCCTTACCAACCGAATGACCTGCTCAGCCGTCATTTTCAGGAAAGCGGCCACGACCTCATCAGCAAGGTCGAAGAACAACTCAACCTGGTATCACCCAACAGCCCGAATTCCCCCATCTACCGCGACATGATCCTGACCGTGCTGCGCATGGCCCAGGAAGACCATAACCGCTGGAACGCCAAGATCACCCTGCAAGCCCTGCGCGAACTGGAGCAGGCCTTTCGCACCCTTGAACAGTTCAAGGGGCGCCGCAAGGTCACGGTGTTCGGCTCAGCCCGCACTCCGGTTGAACATCCCCTTTACGCAATGGCTCGTGAACTCGGAGCCTCGCTGGCCCGCTCGAACATGATGGTCATCACCGGTGCCGGTGGTGGAATCATGGCCGCCGCCCATGAAGGTGCCGGCCGCGATCACAGCCTGGGCTTCAACATCACCCTGCCCTTCGAACAACATGCCAACCCCACCGTGGACGGCACCAATAACCTGCTGCCGTTCCACTTCTTCTTCACCCGCAAGCTGTTCTTCGTCAAGGAAGCCGACGCGCTGGTGTTGTGCCCCGGCGGGTTCGGCACCCTGGACGAAGCTTTGGAGGTACTCACGCTGATCCAGACCGGCAAAAGTCCCCTGGTGCCGGTGGTACTGCTGGACGCACCGGGCGGGACGTTCTGGCAAGGTGCGCTGGACTTCATCCGTCAGCAACTGGAGGAAAACCGCTACATCCTGCCCACCGACCTGAAGCTGATGCGCCTGGTTTACAACGTTGAAGAGGCGGTGGAGCAGATCAACCAGTTCTACGGCAACTTCCATTCCAGCCGCTGGCTCAAGCGCCAATTTGTCATTCGTATGAACCACAAGCTGAGCGATCAGGCCCTCGACCATATGCAGGAAGCGTTTGCCGATCTGTGCCTGAGCGACCAGTTCCATCAACACGCCTACGCCGGCGAAGAGCACGACGAGGCCCAATTCAGCCACCTCACGCGCCTGGCATTCGCGTTCAACGCCCGGGATCACGGGCGCCTGCGGGAACTGGTGGACTACATCAACCTGCCGGAAAACTGGGCGCAGTCAAAACCCCAAACCGCGCAACGCACCCGCGAACCGTCGAAGGTAACGTGA
- a CDS encoding phage tail protein, translating into MDYPKSVPSVGLVDGRFVDENPVAGTPGSLIPAVWGNSVTQEILNVITGAGLTAVEADTAQLYKAIQSIVGNTSPMRSVITRLAASKTLSAQELGLVLIDGSPGALTLSLPPADVALGVRDVIVRRVDNSGNRMVIQASGTDRMRFHTHLSPSGYPFFVLMGSGDWWHLRSDGAGSWWPVGRFDNTPLGRPFFETTTLLSPGGYGALNGTVMKRVEWPWLWDHAQLSGMLGTEAARAGNEGKWTSGDGAATFRGPEGRGEFLRVLDEGRGVDTGRAMGAFQAGSIHSYAMGGNGAGAVGAWWSDSLTSFGAESREEPQYVSGLVNGGPVFPANTTYQRDAANTLLLAFKSRPRNIAYPGRIKLI; encoded by the coding sequence ATGGATTACCCAAAAAGTGTCCCCAGCGTCGGCCTGGTCGATGGCCGCTTCGTCGATGAGAACCCGGTGGCGGGAACGCCCGGTTCGTTGATTCCGGCGGTGTGGGGCAACAGCGTTACGCAGGAAATTCTCAACGTGATCACCGGCGCCGGGCTGACAGCCGTCGAGGCCGATACAGCTCAGTTGTACAAGGCGATTCAGTCGATCGTTGGCAACACCAGTCCGATGCGATCAGTCATTACACGATTGGCGGCTTCCAAAACATTGTCCGCGCAAGAGCTCGGCCTGGTGCTGATCGACGGCAGTCCCGGAGCCTTGACCCTTTCGTTGCCTCCCGCCGACGTCGCTCTTGGCGTGCGTGACGTGATTGTTCGTCGCGTGGACAACAGCGGAAACCGTATGGTCATCCAGGCCTCCGGTACTGACCGCATGCGCTTTCACACCCATCTTTCGCCGAGTGGATATCCATTCTTCGTATTGATGGGCAGCGGTGACTGGTGGCATTTGCGCAGCGACGGCGCTGGCAGTTGGTGGCCCGTCGGTCGCTTCGACAACACACCACTGGGACGGCCGTTTTTTGAAACCACCACCTTGCTCAGTCCCGGTGGTTACGGCGCGCTGAATGGCACCGTCATGAAACGTGTCGAGTGGCCCTGGCTGTGGGACCACGCCCAGCTGTCGGGAATGTTGGGCACCGAGGCCGCGCGCGCGGGCAACGAAGGTAAATGGACGTCGGGTGACGGTGCGGCAACTTTCCGTGGTCCTGAGGGGCGAGGCGAGTTTCTGCGGGTTCTGGACGAGGGCAGGGGCGTGGACACCGGCCGTGCCATGGGGGCCTTTCAGGCCGGATCGATTCACTCGTATGCCATGGGCGGCAATGGTGCCGGTGCGGTGGGCGCGTGGTGGTCGGACAGCCTGACCAGCTTCGGTGCCGAGTCTCGTGAAGAACCGCAATACGTGTCGGGACTGGTCAACGGCGGCCCTGTCTTCCCTGCCAATACGACCTACCAACGAGATGCTGCCAACACCTTACTGCTGGCGTTCAAGTCCCGACCTCGCAACATCGCCTATCCCGGCCGTATCAAACTCATCTGA
- the recX gene encoding recombination regulator RecX, which yields MTTAVLDTLVAVRRTAMDLLARREHGRVELTRKLRQRGAPPEMIETALDRLTEEGLLSEARYLESFVSYRARSGYGPLRIREELSQRGLQRADIELALRESGINWQEQLTDTWQRKFSGQLPGDAKERARQGRFLAYRGFSMEMINRLFSGRGMDD from the coding sequence ATGACAACCGCCGTACTCGATACCCTCGTCGCGGTGCGGCGAACCGCCATGGACCTGCTCGCACGCCGCGAGCATGGTCGAGTCGAGCTGACGCGCAAACTGCGTCAGCGTGGCGCTCCCCCCGAGATGATCGAAACAGCCCTCGACCGTTTAACGGAAGAGGGGCTGCTTTCCGAAGCCCGTTATCTTGAAAGCTTTGTTTCCTATCGCGCCCGCTCCGGTTACGGCCCACTGCGGATTCGCGAAGAACTGAGCCAGCGCGGTTTACAACGTGCCGATATCGAACTCGCCTTGCGCGAGAGCGGCATCAACTGGCAGGAGCAGCTAACGGACACGTGGCAACGGAAGTTCTCCGGACAACTTCCCGGCGATGCCAAGGAACGCGCCAGACAAGGTCGATTCCTGGCATACCGGGGATTCTCGATGGAGATGATCAACCGCTTGTTCAGCGGCAGAGGGATGGACGATTAA
- a CDS encoding CinA family protein, translated as MKEITQLAAELGRRLQLLNAHVTTAESCTGGGIAEAITRIPGSSAWFEAGYVTYSNRQKTQQLNVPAELFETVGAVSREVVEAMVRGAQEKSLARFAVAVSGVAGPDGGSPNKPVGTVWLAWGVGDQVFSEVQHFPGNRDEVRRQTVKAALEGLLRLAAREIENQG; from the coding sequence GTGAAAGAAATCACTCAACTGGCGGCCGAACTTGGCCGACGTCTGCAGTTGCTCAATGCCCACGTCACCACGGCCGAGTCCTGTACCGGTGGCGGGATTGCCGAAGCCATCACCCGCATTCCGGGGAGTTCGGCGTGGTTCGAGGCGGGTTACGTGACCTACTCCAACCGCCAGAAAACCCAGCAGTTGAATGTGCCGGCGGAGCTGTTCGAGACCGTGGGCGCGGTCAGCCGCGAAGTGGTCGAGGCCATGGTGCGCGGCGCCCAGGAGAAAAGCCTGGCGCGGTTTGCCGTGGCGGTCAGCGGTGTGGCCGGGCCGGACGGTGGTTCGCCGAACAAACCGGTGGGCACCGTCTGGCTGGCGTGGGGCGTGGGCGACCAGGTTTTCAGCGAGGTCCAGCACTTCCCCGGCAACCGCGACGAAGTCCGCCGACAAACGGTGAAGGCCGCGCTAGAGGGCTTGCTGCGACTAGCGGCACGAGAAATCGAAAATCAGGGGTAG
- the recA gene encoding recombinase RecA has translation MDDNKKKALAAALGQIERQFGKGAVMRMGDQDRQAIPSISTGSLGLDIALGIGGLPKGRIVEIYGPESSGKTTLTLSVIAQAQKAGATCAFVDAEHALDPEYAGKLGVNVDDLLVSQPDTGEQALEITDMLVRSNAVDVIIVDSVAALVPKAEIEGEMGDMHVGLQARLMSQALRKITGNIKNANCLVIFINQIRMKIGVMFGSPETTTGGNALKFYASVRLDIRRTGAVKEGDEVVGSETRVKVVKNKVASPFRQAEFQILYGKGIYLNGEMIDLGVLHGFVEKSGAWYAYEGTKIGQGKANSAKFLADNPEVAAKLEKQLRDKLLSPAVIADSKASAVKETEDDLADADI, from the coding sequence ATGGACGACAACAAGAAGAAAGCCTTGGCTGCGGCCCTGGGTCAGATCGAACGTCAATTCGGCAAGGGTGCCGTAATGCGTATGGGCGATCAGGACCGTCAGGCGATCCCATCCATCTCCACCGGCTCTCTGGGTCTGGACATCGCACTCGGCATCGGCGGCTTGCCAAAAGGCCGTATCGTTGAAATCTACGGTCCTGAATCTTCCGGTAAAACCACACTGACGCTGTCCGTGATCGCCCAGGCTCAAAAAGCCGGTGCGACCTGCGCCTTCGTCGACGCCGAACACGCCCTCGACCCTGAGTACGCCGGCAAGCTGGGCGTCAATGTCGACGACCTGCTGGTTTCCCAGCCGGACACCGGCGAACAGGCCCTCGAAATCACCGATATGCTGGTGCGCTCCAACGCCGTTGACGTGATCATCGTCGACTCCGTGGCGGCACTGGTACCGAAGGCTGAAATCGAAGGCGAAATGGGCGACATGCACGTGGGCCTGCAAGCCCGTCTGATGTCCCAGGCGCTGCGTAAGATCACCGGCAACATCAAGAACGCCAACTGCCTGGTGATCTTCATCAACCAGATCCGGATGAAGATCGGCGTGATGTTCGGCAGCCCGGAAACCACCACCGGTGGTAACGCGCTGAAGTTCTACGCTTCGGTTCGTCTCGACATCCGCCGTACCGGCGCGGTGAAAGAAGGCGACGAAGTGGTCGGCAGCGAAACCCGTGTCAAGGTTGTGAAGAACAAGGTGGCTTCACCGTTCCGTCAGGCCGAGTTCCAGATTCTCTACGGCAAGGGTATCTACCTGAACGGCGAGATGATCGACCTGGGCGTGCTGCACGGTTTCGTCGAGAAGTCCGGCGCCTGGTATGCCTACGAAGGCACCAAGATCGGTCAGGGCAAGGCCAACTCGGCCAAGTTCCTGGCGGACAACCCGGAAGTCGCGGCCAAGCTCGAGAAGCAACTGCGTGACAAGCTGCTGTCGCCAGCCGTGATCGCCGACTCCAAGGCTTCTGCGGTCAAAGAGACCGAAGACGACCTGGCTGACGCTGATATCTGA
- a CDS encoding phage tail protein — translation MNIIQELHQFEDGLRPVPTSAAHDWDGEQWVINPEKVALLEQQETESLCAKVDAVADSARTALAGDPLKALEYAQAAVDAQAFQDAGYPKKEVPLSVAAWVAKGRSAKQSAEQILDKAARLSDTLLTLRTLRLKAKNQIRACAGKGQMDQARAAADEALQAIRELTAIPTA, via the coding sequence ATGAACATCATTCAGGAACTGCATCAATTCGAAGACGGCTTGCGTCCGGTACCAACTTCTGCCGCCCATGACTGGGACGGTGAGCAGTGGGTCATCAATCCCGAGAAAGTCGCGCTGCTGGAACAACAGGAAACCGAAAGTCTGTGCGCCAAGGTCGATGCGGTAGCCGACAGCGCGCGCACCGCACTGGCCGGTGATCCTCTCAAAGCCCTTGAGTATGCCCAGGCGGCGGTCGATGCTCAGGCCTTTCAGGACGCCGGTTACCCGAAAAAGGAAGTGCCGCTGTCCGTCGCCGCCTGGGTTGCCAAGGGCCGGTCGGCGAAACAGTCCGCCGAGCAGATTCTCGACAAGGCCGCCCGGCTCAGCGACACCCTGCTGACCCTGCGCACCTTGCGCCTGAAGGCCAAGAACCAGATTCGCGCTTGCGCAGGCAAAGGTCAGATGGATCAGGCTAGAGCTGCCGCCGATGAGGCGCTGCAGGCGATACGTGAGCTGACCGCCATCCCGACCGCGTAA
- a CDS encoding gp53-like domain-containing protein gives MDYPKNIPSAGLVNGRFVDENPLTGTPGSLIPASWGNGVTQEILEVIKSAGTAADESDNTQLRAAIDTLISKKQSDSLASQEEAESGASATRLMTPLRVFQSIAKKMQQATESLMGVAKISSQAEVNAGVSDTSIVTPKKLRLGFMVRLGTSGYIVFPSWMGGVIIQWITGAASQAGNNGFGDLNLWPLVFPNALFLAVATHEGTASGTQLTWNNNATVSRQTGINVRCPEWPSGSIAARVIGIGN, from the coding sequence ATGGATTATCCAAAAAACATTCCCAGCGCAGGTTTGGTGAATGGCAGGTTTGTTGACGAAAACCCTCTGACCGGAACACCCGGTTCGTTGATTCCGGCAAGCTGGGGAAATGGTGTTACGCAAGAAATTCTTGAAGTCATCAAAAGCGCAGGGACCGCTGCCGATGAGAGTGATAACACTCAGCTCAGGGCAGCGATCGATACGCTTATCTCGAAGAAGCAAAGCGACAGTCTGGCCAGTCAGGAAGAAGCTGAGTCGGGAGCCAGCGCTACTCGCTTGATGACGCCGTTACGAGTGTTTCAATCGATAGCGAAAAAGATGCAACAGGCGACCGAGTCGCTGATGGGGGTTGCCAAAATCTCCTCTCAGGCAGAGGTCAACGCCGGTGTCAGTGATACCTCGATTGTTACTCCTAAAAAACTCAGGCTCGGGTTCATGGTGAGGTTGGGAACCTCCGGTTATATCGTTTTCCCCTCGTGGATGGGAGGGGTGATTATCCAGTGGATCACCGGGGCCGCCAGCCAGGCGGGTAACAACGGTTTCGGCGATCTGAATCTATGGCCGCTGGTCTTTCCCAACGCGCTGTTTCTTGCTGTCGCTACTCATGAAGGCACGGCATCCGGAACGCAACTGACCTGGAACAACAACGCGACCGTGAGTCGGCAGACAGGCATCAATGTTCGCTGTCCTGAATGGCCGTCGGGCTCCATTGCCGCTCGTGTCATCGGAATAGGAAATTGA
- a CDS encoding diacylglycerol kinase, protein MSPFKGQTGLKRILNASGYSLDGLRAAFTGEAAFRQLVLLNVVLIPLTFFLNVSRVEQALLIAVCLLALIVELLNSAVEAAIDRISLELHPLSKNAKDMGSAAQFVALSMIALVWAVILL, encoded by the coding sequence ATGTCACCTTTCAAGGGCCAGACGGGCCTGAAACGCATCCTCAACGCTTCCGGTTACTCGCTGGACGGCTTGCGCGCAGCCTTCACCGGCGAAGCCGCTTTCCGCCAACTGGTGCTGCTCAACGTGGTGCTGATTCCGCTGACGTTTTTCCTCAATGTCAGCCGGGTCGAGCAGGCGCTGCTGATCGCTGTGTGCCTGCTGGCGCTGATTGTCGAGCTGTTGAATTCGGCGGTGGAGGCGGCGATTGACCGCATCTCGCTGGAGTTGCACCCGCTGTCCAAGAACGCCAAGGACATGGGCAGTGCCGCGCAATTCGTGGCACTGAGCATGATCGCCCTGGTGTGGGCGGTGATTCTGCTTTAA
- a CDS encoding PA3611 family quorum-sensing-regulated virulence factor → MLRLIVPTAAILLASSFSAQAASLSEQNLNRELRNVAAQSSVGTPRAINEDILDQGYTVEGTTLVNHLSVQKSHADKMRADPKAVYFQLGASVCNNPSYRKLMAKGAIMRYDFTEVKSNKAIGSASYQESDCPKAAPAKKK, encoded by the coding sequence ATGCTGCGCCTTATCGTTCCCACCGCTGCCATTCTGCTGGCCTCGTCCTTCAGCGCTCAGGCTGCATCCCTGAGTGAGCAGAATCTGAACCGAGAGCTGCGCAATGTCGCCGCGCAAAGCAGCGTCGGCACGCCACGGGCGATCAACGAAGACATTCTTGATCAGGGCTACACCGTCGAAGGCACCACGCTGGTCAATCACCTGAGCGTGCAAAAGAGCCACGCCGACAAAATGCGCGCCGATCCCAAAGCCGTGTATTTCCAGCTGGGCGCCTCGGTCTGCAACAACCCGTCGTACCGCAAGCTGATGGCCAAGGGCGCGATCATGCGCTACGACTTCACTGAAGTGAAAAGCAACAAGGCAATCGGCTCCGCCAGTTACCAGGAATCGGATTGCCCGAAAGCGGCTCCAGCGAAGAAGAAGTAA
- a CDS encoding tRNA-uridine aminocarboxypropyltransferase, with protein MNHAPNAVARLRDQREDEGIKPIQARGFRSPRCRDCRVIVSHCLCAWRPTVDTRSGVCLIMTGKEVFKPSNTGWLIADIVRDNHAFIWSRTEPDEQLLALLNDPQWQPYLVFPGEYVEPSRVTSTVDLDSSKRPLFILLDATWTEARKIFRKSPYFDRLPILSLLPDKLSRYRLRRSTRSEHLCTAEVAALCLELAGDSDAASALDAYFDVFSQHYLGAKQQLEVNVSTPAHAELLPYIRNAAPVPA; from the coding sequence ATGAATCATGCCCCCAACGCCGTGGCCCGCCTGCGCGATCAGCGCGAGGACGAAGGCATCAAGCCGATTCAGGCCCGTGGTTTTCGCTCCCCGCGCTGCCGTGATTGCCGGGTGATCGTCAGCCACTGCCTGTGCGCCTGGCGGCCAACCGTCGATACGCGCTCGGGTGTTTGCCTGATCATGACCGGCAAGGAAGTGTTCAAACCCAGCAATACCGGTTGGCTGATCGCCGACATCGTGCGCGACAACCACGCCTTCATCTGGTCGCGGACCGAGCCCGACGAGCAATTGCTGGCGCTGCTGAACGACCCGCAATGGCAGCCGTATCTGGTGTTCCCCGGCGAGTACGTCGAACCTTCGCGGGTGACCAGCACCGTGGATCTCGATAGCAGCAAGCGTCCGCTGTTCATCCTGCTGGACGCGACCTGGACCGAGGCCCGCAAGATCTTCCGCAAGAGCCCGTACTTCGATCGCCTGCCGATCCTCAGTTTGTTGCCCGACAAGCTGTCGCGTTATCGCCTGCGCCGCTCGACCCGCAGCGAGCACCTGTGCACCGCCGAAGTGGCGGCGCTGTGCCTGGAACTGGCCGGTGATTCGGACGCGGCGTCGGCGCTGGATGCCTATTTCGATGTGTTCAGCCAGCATTACCTGGGGGCCAAGCAGCAACTGGAGGTCAATGTGTCAACGCCGGCCCACGCCGAATTGCTGCCCTATATCCGAAACGCGGCGCCAGTACCGGCCTGA
- a CDS encoding lysis system i-spanin subunit Rz gives MPAFGLSVWRLIGLVLLVAGSAALAWQFQDWRYGRQLAEQARLHAEALNQLTSAAATAQQAEQDKRLALEQRLTASEQTHYRALNDAQRDQDRLRDRLATADLRLSVLIDAGDAAQGCGVPAASGTGGVDHAAVRARLDPAHARRIVAITGEGDRGLIALQACQAYIRALAPEHFE, from the coding sequence ATGCCTGCCTTCGGTCTGAGCGTCTGGCGGCTGATCGGGCTGGTGCTGCTGGTCGCAGGGTCGGCGGCGCTGGCGTGGCAATTTCAGGACTGGCGCTACGGTCGCCAACTGGCCGAGCAGGCCCGGCTGCATGCCGAAGCCCTCAATCAACTGACTTCGGCCGCCGCCACCGCGCAACAGGCCGAGCAGGACAAGCGTCTGGCACTGGAGCAGCGGCTCACGGCCAGTGAACAAACCCATTACCGAGCACTGAACGATGCCCAACGTGATCAGGATCGCCTGCGCGATCGCCTTGCCACTGCTGATCTGCGCCTGTCAGTCCTCATCGACGCAGGCGATGCTGCCCAAGGCTGCGGTGTGCCAGCCGCCTCCGGCACCGGCGGCGTGGATCATGCAGCCGTACGCGCCCGACTTGACCCGGCGCATGCTCGACGAATTGTCGCCATCACCGGCGAAGGCGACCGCGGACTGATCGCCTTGCAGGCCTGTCAGGCCTATATCAGAGCGCTGGCGCCCGAACATTTTGAATAA
- the erdR gene encoding response regulator transcription factor ErdR encodes MATYDILIADDHPLFRSALHQAVTMGLGPDVRMVEVASIAELEARLTEKADWDLVLLDLNMPGAFGFSGLVMLRGQYPQIPVVMVSAQEEASVMVKSREFGASGFIPKSSDLSVIQEAVRKVLDGDVFWPPQAFEAVSVSDEAKAASDGLASLTPQQFRVLTMVCEGLLNKQIAYELSVSEATIKAHVTAIFRKLNVRTRTQAALLLQQLESIPSQ; translated from the coding sequence ATGGCCACATACGACATCCTGATTGCCGATGATCACCCTCTTTTTCGTAGCGCACTGCATCAAGCGGTGACGATGGGCCTTGGCCCGGACGTACGCATGGTGGAGGTGGCGAGCATCGCCGAACTGGAAGCCCGCCTGACCGAAAAGGCTGACTGGGATCTGGTGCTGCTGGACCTGAACATGCCGGGCGCTTTCGGGTTTTCCGGGCTGGTGATGTTACGCGGTCAATACCCGCAGATTCCGGTGGTGATGGTTTCGGCCCAGGAAGAAGCCTCGGTGATGGTCAAGTCCCGGGAATTTGGCGCCAGTGGTTTCATTCCCAAGTCCAGCGACCTGAGCGTGATTCAGGAAGCGGTGCGCAAAGTGCTGGATGGCGACGTGTTCTGGCCGCCTCAGGCGTTCGAAGCCGTCAGCGTTTCTGATGAGGCCAAGGCGGCCAGCGATGGCCTTGCGAGCCTGACACCGCAGCAGTTCCGGGTGTTGACCATGGTCTGCGAAGGTTTGCTGAACAAGCAGATCGCCTACGAGCTGAGCGTGTCCGAAGCGACCATCAAGGCCCACGTCACGGCGATTTTTCGCAAGTTGAACGTGCGGACCAGGACCCAGGCAGCTTTACTGCTGCAACAACTTGAGTCAATTCCGAGCCAGTAA